The genomic interval AAGTATCATCAATGCAGTGGAATTAAGCAAGCAGGGAAGGGAGTGGACTAACCTTACCCCTTTCATTGCTGCTTTCCCCAtgtgaaaagttatttttgtgagGAGAGAATCCTCTCTGAAAATGGAGGCTTTCCTCACCAAAACTCTGGGTTTCATATGAGGAGAAAAATGAAGGAGGAGATGCAGGCCTAATATGCTCAGTCCCTGGCTGGATTTATAACACCTGAATAATATTTATAACACTTGAATAGGGCTATGCTGTCTGTTGCTTTCAGGTTAGCATGCAAACCACTATAAACCATTAGTCTTTTGAATTGTCTGTAAACcattggggtgcatctacaccagtgtttcccaaaccttGGTTCTCCGGGTGTTTTGACTTTAGTTCCCCGAAGCCCTAGTAAGCTTGGtcaagtcaggaattctgggagatggcagtccaaaacatcaggaggaccaaagtatgggaaccactgatctacactggagaagtaatgcaagttgacactgttttaactgcgatggctccatcctacagaatcctaggatttgtaattttgtggggCACCATCCCTCTTTGGAAGAAGGCTATAAAGACAttatgccaggattccataggatggagctatagcacttaaagtggtgtcaaactgcactatttcttcagtgtagatgcaccttaggtTAGACCTGTCCACAGAGGCTGCAGTTTTACACTCACTCTCTTAGAAGTAAATCTTGGAGATGTAATGGGTCTTACTTTTTAGTATACAAATATAAGATTATACCATAAagcatccctccagatgttaatGAACTCCAGTTCCTAGCTTTCCTCACAATTCtgtatgctggctagggatgatggcaGCTGCAGTCTTGTAATATCTGGAAAACTGCATAGTCACTAACCTTTCTGTACCATGGCAACCTATACGaacagttattttatttatttataccccccaTCCTTTCCCTAGTACTAGGACTCAAGAAAACttacaaataattaaaagcaGAACAGATTAAATACATACCAAAAATAagctatatatttgtgtgtgtgtatatgtgtgtgtgtgttattttaaaacagtaaaataagcTATAGagtgaaaaacattttaattcattaaaaggcaggatatgaaatttttaaaaaattatataataaaaatttataatacagtatatataaaaaagttgTCTATTTTGTGTCCTACAAAGGGGATGGGGAGACAGTGTTCTACTGTGAAAACAGTTCTTACTTGCTGCTGCAGTTCCTCCCAGATAGGCAAACCAACATACGGTTCTGTCATTTTGTGGAATTTGGAATACAAAATCTCTTGTAACTCTCATTCTTCTCATTCTCCCTCTCCTTCAGTCATGGTGGGTGCTGCCTGATAAGGAAACAGTTAACATCTGGTATGATTGCTGGCAGCGAAACCACACAGAAGGTTGGGTTTGTCACACAGTGTCTGAAAGTGGTGAGTATCTAAGATGCTACCATGTGTCTTCTGAGAAGGACAATGATTGTATTAATACTTATTCCCTACGTTTGCACAGTTCCTTCCCgactaatttttttttccttaatcCTTCCACCCAGCATGGCTTCAAGCAGTCCAGGCCTTCATGGTTTtaagtcttctcttctccagttttGCCTTCATTCTCTTCATGTGCCAGCTCTACACCATGAAGCGAGGAAGCCTATTTTATGCCACTGGAATCTTCCAGCTACTTACTGGTGAGGGGCTGTTTTGGTGGTTTTCTGTTAAGTTgcagtatacagttggccctccgtatccatggattcttgatccacggattcaagcatccacatcttgaaaatattcagaaaacagataaattccaaaaagtgcaccttgatttttccattttatattaagggcaccattttacagtgccattgtatttaatgggacttgagcataaacggattttgttatccatggggagtcctagaaccagcagatatcaagggcccactgtatattgttgtgcagtggttaaaatgttGGACAGAGATTTGAAAGATCTAAATTCAACTCCTTGCTGAGCCATGAAATATACTGGGATATCCTTCACACACCCCACTCCAAAATGTCCTGATTTTGCAGGGATGATCATGAttaaatcctctgtcatcccacttttcagttccttttaaaatgccccagcagatattgcttggccacacatctcctggttttcatctgtgaaatagtgGAGGGTATGGACCTTGAGCTAATCCTATATACCTCACCCTGACCTACCTCATAGGGTTGCAACAAGGATAAATGGAGCATAGAAGAATCATATAGacctcttttttggggggtggggtgggatggcaTATAAATGTAACTGATAAATGTAATGtttttgtgtggcttcaagtcattttctgacttatggcaaccctaaggtgcccctatcatgaggttttcttggcaagatttattcagaggaggttcaccattgctttcctctgaggctgagagcatgtgatttgctcaaagtcacccagtgggtttcattgaaTCAAAAAATGAGAAGTTTCCTGGGGAAAGAGGGAGGTCTGGCATGAGGAGAAGGGGCATAGTGGATTATGTTTCAAAGGATGAGCAAGTAGATCTACCTTACACTCAATAGCACCAGTCAACCTATTATATTAGTACTCTGGGGGGGATGTACCTATACACCTTGGTGCAAGCACTGGTGAGACTTGCCTCCCTCAGCAAATTGTCATGTATTATTGCTAATGGACACTACTCTACAGAAAGATGGAACCAAGGATACACTGCTaattttcagatgcatttttcCCCAGCTTTCTCCGTGTTCACAGCTGCATTGATCTATACTATTCACGTGGATGAGTTCCAGCATGGACGAATGCCAGGTGGCTCCTTTGGCTACTGTTTTGTGCTGGCATGGCTCTCCTGCCCCTTGGCTCTTATCAGTGGAATCATTTACATCCACCTTCGAAAAAAGGAGTGACCCTCAACTGGGAGATCTCTCCAGTTGCCCTGAAAAAGGACCCCGCTCTCCTCTGAATTTAGTTACGTATTAACTCTTTTGCTGTTTCCGAAGGCATTCATGGCACAAAATCCTACACAATGCGTGGCTTGATCCACTGGGGTTATTGCATTGTGAGCGCATCACCTCTGTTTTGCATGTTATCATGTACTTCACATGATAAAGCAAGTTGAAGGTGTGCCGTCTTTCACTGGGCATTTCCCTGGTCTCTAAGATATTAGCATGCACTACGTATGTGAATTGTTTGCTGGCAGAATGAAGTGCCACGGTAATCAGGGAACATATCTCTATTGTTCTCCAGCTAGAAATGGCTgctttattccttttttaaaaaaaaaatatgtaaatgaGACTAGAGAACCAACTTTTGCTTTTCCaaattttcaatttttgtttATAACCtaatattctgcagtgtggccaaCAATATTTTGTTGCCAGGAACCAACTTTACTTTTaacatctattttttttaaaaaaaaaatgtgtaggCTGAATGATTTATTCCTGAAGTATTTGTTTTCAAAActgaaatgtgaaaatgtttcccagattaaaaaaaaaaaaaccagagggatgtcatatttttttattatatattacttGGATGCTAAAACATCAGGTGGCCTGTGATGTAGGAAACCAATATATTTCCATATAAAGCCCTGAAATGTTTTAAagttttggagaagaaaaggaggagaaatgggAATGCTGTGTGTGCAGCGAAGTTTTTCATAAACTGAAAATTTGAAGTACCTATCTTGTTTCTTCACTGTTGAAATGTTATATTTGGAGAACCATACTTTGTGAAGTTAATACATGTCAAATTGGGCTACAGAAATTATTCATAAAATTGCGTTTCATTCTCTAAATTTGAAGCCGGTAACGTAAGGGTGTTTTACATATGACATTACAAgcgctttaaaaacaaaagcgtCAGTTTAGATATCTTACATGTTAATAGAAGTAGGGTTCAGTTCAGCAAGAGCAACCTAAAAATGTAAGGAGAGAACAATGTGTATACATTTTGCCTCATGAGGGAGCCACAGTTTGCTGTAACTCCCTATTCACTGGCTCTTTAGTGTCAAAACCAAGTTTGCTTCTGTGTAATGTGTGAAATAGCCCTGAGAATGATGATATTCTGCCtatgtgtgttttgtttcctttaaatCATAGACAGAGGCAACAAACGTCACTACTCCATTTCCACTTTGCATTCAAGCTAGCAACTGTTTTAAAGGTGTCTCCCTACTCTTTCCCTCCAAGGATGAGCTGGTGCAGGCAATACATTTGTAAAAAGATGGCACAGGATGGGTAAATGAACCTCCTCATTTCCATTCCACTTCTAAAGCTGGGGAGATCCTGCCTGCCTCTTCCTACAGACGTCCCCAATATATAGTGGCTTCCATAcatgttggagtacaactcccatcatcttctACCATGGGTTCAGTTGTAATCTGATACAACTAGAGGGCACCAAGTTGGGCAAGCTGGCCTAGTAATTACACGCACAAGTGTAATTAACATTTGAT from Sceloporus undulatus isolate JIND9_A2432 ecotype Alabama chromosome 6, SceUnd_v1.1, whole genome shotgun sequence carries:
- the EMP3 gene encoding epithelial membrane protein 3 gives rise to the protein MGFLLFAVTALHVLILILLFVATLDKSWWVLPDKETVNIWYDCWQRNHTEGWVCHTVSESAWLQAVQAFMVLSLLFSSFAFILFMCQLYTMKRGSLFYATGIFQLLTAFSVFTAALIYTIHVDEFQHGRMPGGSFGYCFVLAWLSCPLALISGIIYIHLRKKE